One window from the genome of Bacillus kexueae encodes:
- the csaA gene encoding chaperone CsaA: MATIEDFMKLDIRVGTVLTAEPLQGARVPAIKLSIDFGDEIGTKNSSAQITERYTPQSMIGKQVIAVVNFPPRRIAGFKSEVLVLGAVPKKGDVILLNSDEPVPNGTPIA, encoded by the coding sequence TTGGCAACGATTGAAGACTTTATGAAATTAGACATTCGAGTCGGCACAGTGTTAACCGCGGAACCATTACAAGGAGCGCGCGTACCTGCAATAAAGCTCTCTATCGACTTTGGGGACGAAATCGGAACGAAAAATTCCAGTGCTCAAATTACCGAGCGCTACACCCCGCAAAGCATGATCGGCAAACAAGTCATCGCTGTCGTCAACTTCCCACCTCGCCGAATCGCCGGCTTTAAATCAGAAGTACTCGTACTCGGCGCCGTACCAAAAAAGGGCGACGTCATTCTCCTAAATTCAGACGAACCTGTCCCAAACGGAACGCCAATCGCATAA
- a CDS encoding EamA family transporter, with translation MSRHQAILLALLAAILWGTTGTTQAFAPEDTNPLGFGAIRLLIGGGTLLVVVLLQRKFQLQQLSFKAVFIASISMACYQPFFFSAVKLTGIAVGTVVGIGSSPILAGIIEWALLKKKPRITWFYATACALVGCFFLFQNEGPLIIHPLGVMLAIGAGLSFAVYTIASKQLIANHDSNTVVAAVFTFSAILLFPILFFIDMSWLFTLRGIGTSIYIGVFATGLSYLLFAKGLTVLPSSTAVTLALAEPLTATLLGAFVIGEVLSTTVWIGIFLLLCSILLLSYEPKKKLLMDAKGG, from the coding sequence ATGTCACGTCATCAGGCGATTTTACTAGCTTTGCTCGCGGCGATTTTATGGGGGACAACGGGCACCACTCAAGCGTTTGCTCCAGAGGACACAAACCCGCTTGGATTTGGAGCGATTCGGCTATTAATTGGAGGAGGGACGCTACTTGTCGTTGTTCTGTTGCAGCGCAAGTTTCAACTCCAACAGCTGTCTTTCAAAGCCGTATTCATCGCATCGATAAGCATGGCTTGTTATCAACCTTTCTTTTTTTCCGCCGTTAAATTAACGGGAATTGCTGTTGGTACGGTTGTCGGAATCGGAAGCTCACCCATTTTAGCTGGCATCATCGAGTGGGCTCTGTTAAAGAAAAAACCGCGCATCACGTGGTTTTATGCAACAGCATGTGCATTAGTGGGTTGCTTTTTCCTATTTCAAAATGAAGGTCCGCTTATTATTCACCCGCTTGGGGTTATGCTCGCAATAGGTGCAGGTCTTTCCTTTGCGGTGTACACAATAGCAAGTAAACAATTGATTGCTAATCATGACTCCAACACGGTCGTTGCAGCCGTCTTTACATTCAGTGCTATTTTGTTATTTCCAATCTTGTTTTTTATCGACATGAGTTGGCTTTTTACCTTACGGGGAATCGGAACATCAATCTACATTGGCGTTTTCGCCACAGGGCTGTCATACTTACTCTTTGCAAAAGGTTTGACGGTTTTACCTTCATCAACCGCCGTTACATTAGCCCTCGCCGAACCATTAACGGCCACTTTATTGGGGGCATTTGTCATCGGTGAAGTATTGTCAACCACAGTATGGATAGGCATTTTCCTATTACTTTGCTCGATACTTCTTTTATCATATGAGCCGAAAAAGAAGCTTTTAATGGATGCGAAAGGAGGATAA